A genomic window from Triticum urartu cultivar G1812 chromosome 7, Tu2.1, whole genome shotgun sequence includes:
- the LOC125522890 gene encoding U3 small nucleolar ribonucleoprotein protein IMP4-like, which translates to MLRRNTRLRREYLYRKSLEGKERQHYEKKRRVREALEEGKPIPTELRNEELALRREIDLDDQDRAVPRSIIDDEYAGATLREPKILLTTSRNPSAPLTQFVKELKVVFPNSQRMNRGGQVISEIVESCRSHEITDLILVHEHRGQPDGLIVCHLPLGPTAYFGLLNVVTRHDIKDRKAMGKMSEAYPHLILDNFTTKTGERTANIMKHLFPVPKPESKRLITFANRDDYISFRHHIYEKHGGPKSIDLKEVGPRFELRLYQIKRGTVDQSEAQNEFVLRPYMNTAKKQKSLGV; encoded by the exons ATGCTGCGTCGGAACACGCGGCTCCGTCGGGAGTACCTCTACCGGAAGAGCCTCGAGGGGAAGGAGCGTCAGCACTACGAGAAGAAGCGCCGCGTCCGGGAGGCGCTCGAGGAGGGCAAGCCTATCCCCACCGAGCTTCGCAACGAGGAGCTCGCCCTCCGCCGCGAGATCGACCTCGACGACCAAGACCGGGCAG TGCCGAGGAGTATCATAGATGACGAGTACGCCGGCGCCACGCTGCGCGAGCCCAAGATTCTCTTGACCACATCTCGTAACCCGAGTGCGCCCCTGACTCAGTTTGTTAAG GAGCTGAAAGTTGTATTTCCGAACTCACAGAGGATGAACCGTGGTGGTCAG GTGATATCAGAAATTGTTGAGTCCTGCCGATCACACGAGATAACTGATCTTATTTTGGTGCATGAGCATCGTGGTCAGCCTGATGGTTTGATTGTGTGTCATCTACCATTAGGTCCAACTGCATACTTTGGGTTACTCAATGTG GTAACACGGCATGATATCAAAGATAGGAAGGCCATGGGCAAAATGTCAGAAGCTTACCCTCATTTGATACTGGACAATTTCACAACCAAG ACTGGTGAAAGGACTGCCAATATAATGAAGCATCTCTTTCCTGTGCCGAAGCCGGAGTCAAAGCGTCTAATCACTTTTGCCAATAGAGATGACTATATCTCTTTCAG GCATCACATCTACGAAAAACATGGTGGCCCCAAATCCATTGACCTGAAGGAGGTTGGGCCCCGTTTTGAGTTGCGACTCTATCAG ATCAAACGAGGAACTGTGGACCAAAGCGAAGCACAGAACGAGTTTGTGCTACGGCCATACATGAATACCGCGAAGAAGCAGAAATCGCTTGGGGTTTGA